One window of Dyadobacter sandarakinus genomic DNA carries:
- a CDS encoding alpha-L-fucosidase, producing the protein MAITITTTTGLHKKYLLDRSNAIYPAFVDNMPYESWSLTEKFEYFQLKATGGTDIKWALAGGQLPPGLKLSADGKITGTPTREGDFNFTVKATSGNDSVTKALGLTAHPYRAKWHAEAKFGAFLTFGPYQYPIRYTKEGIAEFEAEAVKFNAKQWAAQLKAMGAKILNYSAFSTDSIRMWPSKTPTQKELKTKRNYLQELIDACHEQDIKVMVYFSADSIYNDPVDENGKKIPGKSGVNADPSDKSGWGPRNTGLVTELSLMNIDGFWFDVGASDPALYPKGAIEPDFFRWKINAPIMRHNNPWHIIGVNPGTAAMGNLWQYPLIDYTIFEGRAYTLLETTLVDGFRPKTKKKMSAEALNLLDTIYTIKKKSEMEDTQFKPAEMIIRSIKRNWAAGATFILNWPTLPDGTMIPPVYKDVLKTIGDFVKANRGKATPPPTAVAANARQAAPTATRNSLTSFIKSPVSGDSPAKEANDYYRGMVFVVGDKPLQLYQVGRKGTKPGADKNLIIKKYWNNYPVLSETFKGDSKTFVNGYQYTDLDPIQLDAGMVYYIGIQENEREDYASSTFDQLPKTEHIRITGNMILNANGDITPVKKDNFGQIIDLKFKVLPSKTGDIALGKPINFQSHVPPYKELGPNAVVLYAFNMNDGDPDSAGGASGDYQWVSAIDLLYVRKITKVVVKFHRQGFATEMKLTTGLTKNQFNETAVIKDNESKTITYHIKPTEAQFVHLWIVKPDGPNQKGSGVTIASIEVY; encoded by the coding sequence ATGGCCATCACAATAACGACCACTACCGGATTACATAAAAAGTACCTGCTCGACCGGTCCAATGCAATTTATCCGGCATTTGTGGACAACATGCCTTATGAATCATGGAGTTTGACTGAGAAATTTGAGTACTTCCAGCTTAAAGCCACAGGAGGAACCGATATCAAATGGGCCCTGGCAGGTGGTCAGCTACCTCCGGGACTGAAGTTGAGCGCTGATGGAAAAATCACGGGTACGCCTACCAGAGAAGGGGATTTTAATTTCACAGTGAAGGCTACTTCCGGAAATGATTCAGTGACCAAAGCATTAGGGCTTACCGCGCATCCATACCGCGCCAAATGGCATGCTGAGGCAAAGTTTGGTGCCTTTCTGACCTTTGGACCATATCAATATCCAATCCGGTACACGAAGGAAGGCATTGCAGAATTTGAAGCAGAGGCAGTAAAGTTTAATGCAAAACAATGGGCCGCTCAACTCAAAGCGATGGGCGCGAAAATACTGAACTACTCTGCCTTTTCCACTGACTCAATCAGGATGTGGCCGAGTAAAACACCTACACAGAAGGAGTTAAAGACGAAAAGAAATTATCTCCAGGAACTGATTGATGCGTGCCATGAACAGGATATAAAGGTCATGGTGTACTTCTCGGCAGACAGTATTTATAATGATCCTGTGGATGAAAATGGCAAGAAAATTCCTGGTAAAAGCGGAGTGAATGCCGACCCAAGTGACAAATCGGGCTGGGGACCCCGTAATACCGGGCTTGTCACAGAGCTCTCCCTGATGAACATTGATGGGTTTTGGTTTGATGTTGGCGCTAGTGACCCTGCATTGTATCCCAAAGGTGCTATTGAACCCGATTTTTTTCGATGGAAGATCAATGCGCCGATCATGCGTCATAACAATCCCTGGCACATCATCGGTGTTAATCCCGGCACTGCCGCAATGGGTAACCTCTGGCAATACCCGCTGATCGATTACACTATTTTTGAAGGCCGGGCCTACACGCTTCTGGAAACGACCCTGGTGGATGGATTCCGGCCCAAAACAAAGAAGAAGATGTCGGCCGAAGCACTGAACCTGCTAGACACTATCTATACGATCAAGAAAAAGTCGGAAATGGAAGATACCCAGTTCAAACCGGCCGAAATGATCATCAGAAGCATCAAAAGAAACTGGGCGGCGGGTGCAACTTTCATACTCAACTGGCCTACCCTTCCGGACGGTACAATGATACCTCCGGTTTATAAAGATGTGCTGAAAACAATAGGTGATTTTGTAAAAGCAAACCGGGGCAAGGCAACACCACCGCCAACTGCCGTCGCCGCTAATGCCAGGCAAGCTGCACCAACAGCGACCAGGAATTCACTGACCAGTTTCATTAAATCTCCCGTAAGTGGTGACAGCCCGGCAAAAGAAGCAAATGATTACTACCGCGGGATGGTGTTCGTTGTTGGTGACAAACCATTGCAATTGTACCAGGTAGGCAGAAAAGGCACAAAACCAGGCGCTGACAAGAATCTGATTATCAAGAAATACTGGAATAACTATCCGGTACTCAGCGAAACCTTTAAAGGAGATTCAAAGACTTTTGTCAATGGGTACCAATACACTGATCTGGATCCGATACAACTGGATGCCGGCATGGTATACTACATTGGTATTCAGGAAAATGAGCGGGAAGACTATGCATCCAGTACCTTCGACCAATTGCCCAAGACGGAGCATATCCGTATTACGGGTAATATGATTCTGAATGCAAATGGTGACATTACACCTGTCAAGAAAGATAACTTCGGTCAGATCATTGATTTAAAATTCAAGGTTCTTCCAAGTAAAACAGGTGACATCGCCCTTGGAAAACCTATCAACTTCCAATCTCACGTGCCGCCTTACAAGGAACTTGGGCCCAATGCGGTAGTGCTCTATGCATTCAATATGAATGATGGGGATCCAGACTCGGCGGGTGGTGCTTCCGGTGATTACCAATGGGTTTCCGCCATTGATCTCTTATATGTCCGCAAGATCACCAAAGTGGTCGTGAAGTTTCACAGACAAGGATTTGCCACAGAAATGAAGCTCACTACGGGGCTTACCAAGAATCAATTCAATGAGACTGCCGTGATCAAGGATAATGAGAGCAAAACAATTACCTATCACATCAAACCTACCGAAGCCCAGTTTGTACACCTCTGGATCGTAAAGCCCGACGGACCAAACCAAAAAGGCAGCGGCGTTACGATAGCAAGTATTGAAGTTTATTAA
- a CDS encoding glycosyltransferase family 2 protein, translated as MKDHLYPRISIITVVYNAIETLEHTIKSVLSQTYGNIEYIIIDACSTDGSSELIQSYPDRIALHIREKDNGIYDAMNKGLDHATGDWAYFLGADDLLLTPTVIEELVMYFKTPESVYYGNTYLKGSNKIYQGKINLMRFSLCNISHQAIFYPKSVFRTKRYNTRYKYFADHVYNLEIYAQDPARFVYIPVLISVYNDQGRSSTLSDDHYAEDIVAIMNRQFGPALAGYVWLRRRISGLKKSIQGES; from the coding sequence ATGAAAGACCACCTGTATCCCAGAATTTCAATCATCACTGTAGTTTATAATGCGATTGAAACCCTGGAACATACGATTAAAAGCGTTTTGTCGCAGACTTATGGCAACATCGAATATATTATTATCGACGCCTGCTCTACGGATGGATCAAGTGAACTGATTCAGTCATACCCGGATCGCATCGCATTGCATATCAGGGAAAAGGATAATGGTATTTATGATGCCATGAACAAGGGACTGGATCATGCCACGGGAGACTGGGCCTATTTCCTGGGAGCAGATGACCTGCTGCTTACTCCAACCGTGATTGAAGAACTGGTGATGTATTTTAAAACACCTGAGTCGGTGTACTATGGCAATACTTATCTGAAAGGAAGTAACAAAATATATCAGGGTAAAATAAACCTGATGCGCTTCTCACTCTGTAACATCTCTCACCAGGCGATCTTCTATCCAAAGTCTGTTTTCAGGACCAAGAGGTATAATACGCGGTATAAGTACTTTGCCGATCACGTTTACAACCTTGAAATATATGCACAGGATCCTGCCAGGTTTGTGTACATTCCCGTACTGATTTCAGTATATAATGATCAGGGACGAAGTTCGACGTTGTCCGATGACCATTATGCAGAAGATATTGTGGCAATTATGAATCGTCAGTTTGGACCGGCACTTGCTGGCTATGTCTGGCTGAGAAGGCGAATTTCAGGATTAAAAAAATCGATACAAGGTGAGAGCTAG
- a CDS encoding glycosyltransferase: MDQQAIARKSIGLLFLSDYEKWSGGMIYILNIVRALNTLEDALKPKLVIIHGPTSPIEDLFATQYPYLDLIPADLNPSFAKKAFNKIRKIVTGKSIYYHQLPETVYPYNESICLGKKPYYWIPDFQEWYLPEMFPDEEVKSRKHNQLVISKSGSTVVFSSESARKDFVKFFPKHTCNLKLLRFASALPPFSHVDLAGLKSKYGIDRPFFMSPNQFWKHKNHIVILKAIKALSKENLDFQVVFTGSENDYRNKDYFQTLKTYITENGLERWIRFLGFIPRADQLVLMSNAISIIQPSLFEGWSTVVEDTKALSQFILLSDIDVHKEQIQQNCMFFPAHSDTELATRMRELLVSGAPRKEIDYNSNIYNFGKDILDVLA, translated from the coding sequence ATGGATCAGCAAGCTATAGCAAGAAAGTCAATCGGATTACTTTTCCTCTCAGATTATGAAAAATGGTCTGGCGGGATGATTTACATCTTAAATATCGTACGGGCACTTAATACCCTGGAAGATGCACTTAAACCAAAGCTGGTGATCATTCATGGACCTACCAGCCCGATAGAGGATCTTTTTGCCACTCAATATCCTTATCTGGACCTTATTCCCGCAGATCTGAATCCTTCGTTTGCGAAAAAAGCATTTAACAAGATCAGAAAAATAGTTACGGGTAAATCCATTTATTATCATCAGTTACCCGAAACCGTATATCCATACAATGAAAGTATCTGCCTGGGTAAGAAGCCGTATTACTGGATACCGGACTTTCAGGAGTGGTACCTTCCTGAGATGTTTCCTGATGAGGAAGTAAAGTCCAGGAAACACAATCAGCTGGTGATATCTAAAAGCGGCAGCACCGTCGTTTTCAGCAGTGAAAGTGCCAGGAAGGATTTCGTGAAGTTTTTCCCAAAGCATACATGTAATCTGAAGTTGCTGAGATTTGCATCCGCACTCCCTCCTTTTTCGCATGTGGATCTTGCGGGTTTGAAATCAAAGTATGGTATTGACCGGCCGTTTTTTATGTCGCCCAACCAGTTCTGGAAACATAAAAACCACATCGTGATCCTCAAAGCCATCAAGGCACTTAGCAAAGAAAACCTGGACTTTCAGGTGGTGTTTACCGGAAGTGAAAACGATTACAGGAACAAGGATTACTTTCAGACGCTCAAAACTTACATTACCGAGAATGGTCTGGAAAGGTGGATCAGGTTCCTGGGCTTTATTCCCAGGGCAGATCAGCTGGTGCTCATGTCCAATGCAATTTCAATCATTCAGCCTTCCTTGTTTGAAGGATGGAGCACCGTGGTGGAAGATACCAAAGCGCTGAGCCAGTTTATTTTGCTGAGCGACATTGATGTTCATAAAGAACAGATCCAGCAAAACTGCATGTTTTTTCCGGCCCATTCCGACACGGAGCTTGCAACCAGAATGAGAGAGCTGCTGGTCAGCGGCGCTCCCCGGAAAGAGATTGATTACAATAGCAACATTTACAACTTTGGCAAAGATATCCTTGATGTGCTGGCCTGA
- a CDS encoding NAD-dependent epimerase/dehydratase family protein: MRILVIGSYGFIGKSLARFIQEKEGYELHECDVVAEYGKANYHIIDATNADYHSIFQSIQFDACINCSGAASVPDSILHPLRDFTLNTYNVFKLLDAIRLYQPGCRFINLSSAAVYGNPQELPIVETFAPAPISPYGIHKMQAEQICSMFHEQYKIPTCSLRIFSAYGPGLKKQLFWDLAEKAKKSDSIMLFGTGNETRDFIYIDDVVQAIFCCLNAARCMGEHINVANGEAITIHTAVNTLLQFFTVTKSFEFNGSVKAGDPLYWEADVSLLKSMGYRPAFSLQDGLKNYYTWISKL, encoded by the coding sequence ATGCGAATACTGGTAATAGGTTCATATGGTTTTATCGGAAAAAGTCTTGCCCGCTTTATTCAGGAAAAAGAAGGCTATGAACTGCACGAATGTGATGTAGTAGCCGAATACGGGAAGGCTAACTATCACATCATCGATGCCACCAATGCTGACTATCACAGTATTTTCCAGAGTATCCAGTTTGATGCCTGCATCAACTGCTCCGGTGCAGCAAGCGTGCCGGACTCCATCCTGCATCCCCTGCGCGACTTTACCCTGAACACATATAATGTTTTCAAATTACTTGATGCGATCAGGCTGTATCAACCCGGATGCAGGTTCATCAATCTTTCAAGTGCGGCGGTCTATGGCAATCCTCAGGAACTTCCAATTGTCGAAACCTTTGCTCCTGCCCCAATCAGCCCCTATGGCATTCACAAGATGCAGGCTGAGCAGATTTGCAGTATGTTTCATGAACAATACAAGATACCTACCTGCTCTTTAAGAATATTTTCTGCCTATGGCCCCGGCTTGAAGAAGCAACTTTTCTGGGACTTGGCAGAGAAAGCAAAAAAGTCGGATTCGATAATGCTTTTTGGCACAGGCAATGAAACGCGCGACTTTATTTACATCGACGATGTGGTACAAGCCATTTTTTGTTGTTTAAATGCAGCCAGATGCATGGGTGAGCACATTAATGTCGCAAATGGAGAGGCCATCACCATTCATACGGCTGTTAATACGCTCCTGCAGTTTTTCACGGTCACCAAATCTTTTGAATTCAATGGGTCCGTCAAAGCCGGAGACCCGCTTTACTGGGAGGCAGATGTCTCACTTTTGAAGTCAATGGGGTATCGTCCTGCATTCAGCCTTCAGGACGGCCTTAAAAATTATTACACATGGATCAGCAAGCTATAG